The DNA region TCGGCTTCTTCGGCATTGATGATACCGTTCATTCTTTTAGAGATGTATTCACCGCTGGCTTCGAAATCTTTTAGTAAAACCATTTCGCGAATTAGCAGGTGATACCACTTGTTCAGAATTTCGCTGGCGTCTTCTTGAACGAATTGCGCCAGAAGTTTTCTAAGGCACGCATGCACGTTTTTTTGTGCCTTTACCTTCTCAAGATCGTTTTCCGCGTTCTGCAGTCGAATCAACGCTTCAAAGTAATTTATTTCTTTGGCGTTTAACTTCAATGCCTCTGCCAAGCGACGGCCCGTCGTCTCAGTCAGATTGCGCTTTTCCTGAATCACCAACTGCAAGTAGTTCGGGCTTTTCAATCCCACCAGACCTGCAAACTGACGATACGAAAACCCCGAGCGCAAAGATTTCTTATATTCAAAGAAATCACGCAAGAAAGCGCGGTAACAAGTGTACCGCGCTATTTCTGGATATTTGATTTGAGGCTTGGCCAGGGCTACTGCTTCCATGCGCAACTTCCCGGTGTAACTCTAAGTGATCCCAACATTCCGATCATGGCTTGGTCGACGTCTGGAAGATTTAGACCTTTTAGTACAAATCCTTTTCCAGCGCCCCATGTTCCGATGTATGCGACAATTTTGGGGTCGTTGTTTTTCATGATGATTGCACAATCAGATTCCGAAACGAGTCTCCATTTGGACTGCTCAAGGCGTTCGCGGATTTCAAGTGCCGAGTAGTTTGTGAAGTCAGCAAACTCATCTTGAAACTCTGTGATGTCCACGAACTGTGTGGTCACTCCGCGACCGTAAACATAAACAGGGGGACCTTCGGCTCGAACACTTTCTGTACGAGTTGCGAAGAGATTCGTAAAGTTTTGCGGAACAATCATTTCAAAACCAGATGAGAGGCTGCTTATTTTGCCACCACCAACACGCGAGACGGCTCTTGAAAGAGACGTCCACGCAATTAGAAGTGTTATAGCGAGAAGTGTTTTTCTCATTATAGAGACTCGTATTCAACAGTGGCACCAAAAGCTACTGGATTGAAAATTTGGCAGTTGTCTTTCGTTTGTTTATAAGGCAACGCGCGGCTGACCTTAGCTTGTCCCTGCTCCAAGCAATAATAGCTTTGCTTCGGTGCCAACATAAAAATCATGCTTTTAAGGTCAAGTTGTTTGGTCGCACCCATCATTCTGTCAGGTATAACAATGTTTGATGTATTTGATTCAGGTCTGTTACCCACAGACATACTGGAGTAGTACGATTTGAAGTCTTGGTGATTGTGCTCTACCATGGAGTAAATCCAAACATTCAAATCAAAGTTTATGTTTTCAAAAGTTGCCGGGCAGCTAACGTTAGAAAGTGCTGGCATTGCGGTTTGGCCATTGCTGTGGCGCACATCTGGTACTTCGATCGTAACTTCTTTTTTGCAGATGTCTTCTGTTCGTTCTTGAAAGGTATCGCCCACTCGTTCAATGGTTCTTTTATAGATACTAACCGTTACTTTCGTGCGTTCAAAAATTACGGGAGGGAGGGGGCCGCCGGGATTCTGGTTCGGTGGTTGGTTTTGCGATTGGGCAAAGGATGAGCAGGACATAATAAGTGCGAGTAAAGCGATTGAGTATTTCAAGTTGGACCTCGTTGTTTAAGTTTAAAGTTTTAAATTCAAAAAATCAGTGGCGCCTGAAGATGAGGCTATCTCACCCAACCGGAGAGTCAACCGATCCAGAATACATTTTGAAGACACCTTGTCTTCACTGGCCATTCGAGGTGCGTGAAAAATCTGCCGCGAATGGTGCGCGGATCAGCAAATAGATGCTTGGCCTCTGAACTTGTGCTAAACCCTCCCGCATGCAAACGACCAAAGTTAAATTCACAGTGGCATACGACGGCACAGGATACTGTGGCTGGCAAAAACAGAAACCCGAGGATCAGGTTTCTGTGGCCCAGGTTATCGAAGAAGCACTTTGCCGTATCTTCAATGAAAAGATCGTGTTGTTTGCATCCGGCAGAACCGATGCCGGGGTTCATGCCCTGAATCAGGTTTGCCACTTCTCGACCTCCCGTAAAATTGATCCGGCTAAGAAATGGGACCTGTGTTGGGCTTTGAATTCCCAGTTGCCGGCCGGAATCGTGGTAAAAAAGGCCTGGATCGCGCCCCAAGAGTTTCACGCAACTCTTTCGGCGACCCATAAAACGTACCGCTATCTATTAATGAATAAACCCCGCAAAAGTGCCCACTTGTCCCGCTACGCGGCTTGGGAAAGAATGCCGATTGATATCGAGCATCTAAAGCAAAGTTCTAAATTTCTGTTGGGAAATCAAGACTTTAAGAGCTTTCAGTCGGTCGGAACACCGGTTAAAGACACCATCCGTGAGATCTATAAAGCGGACTGGGAGTGGCGCAGATCCGGGGTTTTGCAATTTACGGTGACCGGCAGTGGATTCCTGAAACAGATGGTACGGAACATCGTGGGCACGTCCTTGATGATCGAGAAAAAAGGGCTAAGTCCTGAATATATGAAGGAAATTATCGCTGCCCAGGATCGTAAAAAGGCCGGTCCGCCAGCGCCCGCTGAGGGCCTGTACCTTATGAAGGTTTATTATCCCAAGAACCTTGACAATGGGTGCCTAGAACTTTAAAACATCCCTTCCCGCAAACATAGTGTAAGAGCCCGTTGTTAAACTCAAACATCATATTTGCCGAATGCACGGACGGTAAACCCGGACATTCAAATTAAACTGGAGAACCCTAATAATGAAAACTTTCAATGCAAAAGCAGAAGAAGTTGAAAGAAAATGGTTGATCGTTGATGCCGCTGACCAAAAAGTTGGTCGTGTAGCTACACACGTTGCAAACATTCTTCGTGGTAAAAACAAAGCTATCTACACTCCGAACGTAGACACTGGTGACTTCGTTATCGTGATCAACACGGACAAGATGGAACTTTCTGGAACTAAATGGGATGACAAAAAATACTACCGTCACTCTCGTTTCTTCGGTTCTATGAAAGAAATGACAGCAGCTCAAGCGAAAGAGAAAGATTCAACTTTCATCATTCACGAAGCTGTTCGCGGTATGCTTCCAACAAACAAGCTATCTCGTCATATCATCATGAAAATGAAAACTTACACTGGCGCAGAGCACCCACACGCTGCTCAAAAACCAGAACTTCTAACACTTCCAACTAAGAAGTAATTGGAGAGGATAGAATATGGCAGCAGCAGAAAAATTCTTTTATGCAACTGGAAGAAGAAAAACGTCATCAGCACGTGTTTTCTTGAAGCCTGGTAAAGGCACTATCACTATCAACGGTAAAAAATC from Bdellovibrio sp. GT3 includes:
- a CDS encoding TIGR02147 family protein, whose translation is MEAVALAKPQIKYPEIARYTCYRAFLRDFFEYKKSLRSGFSYRQFAGLVGLKSPNYLQLVIQEKRNLTETTGRRLAEALKLNAKEINYFEALIRLQNAENDLEKVKAQKNVHACLRKLLAQFVQEDASEILNKWYHLLIREMVLLKDFEASGEYISKRMNGIINAEEAERSLKFLLSSGYLKNNGGKYEQCEPVLDTGVDIFNHDFMQAYHAQTLKVWSQNIEKLGYKNQELGLLNIPIPKSKLPELQEKMRQFQDEIIGWSQSQKDCDELVQLGTYLMHFQNKN
- the truA gene encoding tRNA pseudouridine(38-40) synthase TruA, with amino-acid sequence MQTTKVKFTVAYDGTGYCGWQKQKPEDQVSVAQVIEEALCRIFNEKIVLFASGRTDAGVHALNQVCHFSTSRKIDPAKKWDLCWALNSQLPAGIVVKKAWIAPQEFHATLSATHKTYRYLLMNKPRKSAHLSRYAAWERMPIDIEHLKQSSKFLLGNQDFKSFQSVGTPVKDTIREIYKADWEWRRSGVLQFTVTGSGFLKQMVRNIVGTSLMIEKKGLSPEYMKEIIAAQDRKKAGPPAPAEGLYLMKVYYPKNLDNGCLEL
- the rplM gene encoding 50S ribosomal protein L13 is translated as MKTFNAKAEEVERKWLIVDAADQKVGRVATHVANILRGKNKAIYTPNVDTGDFVIVINTDKMELSGTKWDDKKYYRHSRFFGSMKEMTAAQAKEKDSTFIIHEAVRGMLPTNKLSRHIIMKMKTYTGAEHPHAAQKPELLTLPTKK